In one Musa acuminata AAA Group cultivar baxijiao chromosome BXJ2-5, Cavendish_Baxijiao_AAA, whole genome shotgun sequence genomic region, the following are encoded:
- the LOC135611575 gene encoding triacylglycerol lipase 2-like — translation MAFHSWLLVITFVLSMGFHCELAGARGHRQLLQSLEATNDGVCTAVVSPQGYECQEYEVKTQDGYILTMHRIPQGRGGGSPGKRQPVLLQHGLLMDGSTWLLNPPQQSLAFVLADNGFDVWITNGRGTRWSRRHESLDASNPAYWAWSWDELASYDLPATVGFVFQKTGQKLHYVGHSMGTLTALAAFSEGKLVDMIKSAALLSPVAYLTYMATPIGAAAASAFSGEVRTMLGVAEFHPKGPVGTQFLESVCAMPEVNCYDFMASLTGPNCCLNYSSVDIFLKYELQPTSVRTLVHFSQTFRRGVIAKYDYESSMANMAAYGESSPPEYHMSNIPHDLPLLLSYGGGDMLSDVKDVQLLLNDLSNHDADKLVAQLVKEYAHMDFVMAVNAKQLVYDGLIAFFNKHS, via the exons ATGGCATTCCACAGTTGGCTTCTCGTCATCACCTTCGTCCTCTCCATGGGCTTCCATTGCGAGCTGGCCGGAGCTCGCGGACACCGGCAGCTGCTGCAAAGCCTCGAAGCTACAAATGATGGGGTGTGCACCGCCGTCGTGAGCCCTCAGGGTTACGAGTGCCAAGAATATGAG GTGAAGACGCAAGATGGGTACATACTGACCATGCACAGGATCCcacaaggaagaggaggcggcagCCCGGGGAAGAGGCAGCCCGTGCTGCTGCAACATGGACTCCTCATG GACGGGTCGACGTGGCTACTGAATCCACCTCAACAATCACTGGCTTTCGTACTTGCAGACAACGGATTCGATGTATGGATTACAAACGGCAGGGGCACCAGGTGGAGCCGTCGCCATGAGTCTCTCGATGCATCAAACCCG GCTTATTGGGCGTGGTCATGGGATGAGTTGGCCAGCTATGATTTGCCTGCTACTGTGGGCTTTGTATTCCAGAAAACTGGGCAGAAGCTGCACTACGTTGGTCACTCCATG GGAACTCTGACAGCTCTAGCAGCATTCTCTGAAGGGAAGCTGGTGGATATGATCAAGTCAGCTGCCCTTTTGAGTCCGGTGGCCTATCTGACTTACATGGCAACTCCAATCGGAGCAGCTGCAGCCAGCGCATTCTCAGGAGAAGTAAGAACGA TGCTTGGAGTGGCAGAATTCCATCCTAAAGG GCCAGTTGGAACCCAGTTTTTGGAGTCCGTCTGCGCTATGCCGGAGGTGAACTGCTACGACTTTATGGCATCACTCACAG GGCCAAACTGCTGCCTAAATTACTCCAGTGTTGACATCTTCTTGAAGTATGAACTCCAGCCTACATCTGTGAGGACACTCGTCCATTTTTCACAGA CATTCAGACGTGGAGTGATAGCAAAATACGACTACGAGAGCAGTATGGCCAACATGGCTGCGTATGGGGAGAGCAGCCCACCCGAATACCACATGTCCAACATTCCACACGACCTGCCGCTGCTGCTCAGCTATGGCGGCGGGGACATGCTGTCGGACGTGAAGGACGTGCAGCTGCTGTTGAACGATCTCAGCAACCATGACGCCGACAAGCTCGTGGCTCAGCTGGTGAAGGAGTACGCACATATGGACTTCGTGATGGCGGTGAATGCCAAGCAGCTCGTCTACGACGGCCTCATCGCATTCTTCAACAAACACAGTTGA
- the LOC135611576 gene encoding protein COFACTOR ASSEMBLY OF COMPLEX C SUBUNIT B CCB2, chloroplastic-like, whose amino-acid sequence MASGCAVSVFGGSKWLLQFKNQDAREGLAISRLPPLRPSTSLPPSLLLRLARTPDRCRLFTVAAQDSNPRQQQQQQQELDVSVLRFTFGIPGLDESYLPRYIGIAFGFLIILNHVFSASPATPAQLRTEALGMCLAAFSTALPYLVLGPAQIKEIKEREREREKKKKKKKRGWCGGQNVRKKD is encoded by the exons ATGGCGAGTGGGTGCGCGGTGTCGGTCTTCGGCGGCTCCAAGTGGTTGCTCCAATTCAAGAACCAGGATGCTCGCGAAGGCCTCGCCATTAGCCGCTTGCCGCCTCTTCGTCCGTCGACAAGCCTTCCTCCCTCCCTACTCCTCCGCCTCGCGAGAACCCCAGACCGCTGCCGCCTCTTCACTGTCGCAGCCCAAGATTCCAACcctcggcagcagcagcagcagcagcaagagcTCGACGTTTCCGTCCTCCGCTTCACTTTTG GGATTCCGGGTCTTGATGAGTCCTACCTTCCGAGGTACATTGGAATCGCCTTCGGATTCCTAATCATACTCAACCACGTCTTTTCCGCCTCCCCCGCTACTCCCGCTCAGCTG AGGACCGAGGCTCTTGGGATGTGTTTGGCCGCCTTCTCGACCGCCCTCCCTTATcttgtgttgggtccagcccaaatcaaagaaattaaagagagagagagagagagagagaaaaaaaaaaaaaaaaaaaaaagggggtggTGTGGGGGgcaaaatgtgagaaaaaaagattaG
- the LOC135611577 gene encoding triacylglycerol lipase 2-like, with amino-acid sequence MAFHSWLLVITFVLSMGFHCELAGARGHRQLLQSLEATNDGVCTAVVSPQGYECQEYEVKTQDGYILTMHRIPQGRGGGSPGKRQPVLLQHGLLMDGSTWLLNPPQQSLAFVLADNGFDVWITHGRGTRWSRRHESLDASNPAYWAWSWDELASYDLPATVGFVFQKTGQKLHYVGHSMGTLTALAAFSERKLVDLIKSAALLSPVAYLTYMATPIGAAAASAFSGEMLGALGVAEFHPKGPVGTQFLESVCAMPEVNCYDFMASLTGPNCCLNYSTVDIFLKYELQPTSVRTLVHFSQTFRRGVIAKYDYESRMANMAAYGESSPPEYHMSNIPHDLPLLLSYGGGDMLSDVKDVQLLLNDLSNHDADKLVAQLVKEYAHMDFVMAVNAKQLVYDGLIAFFNKHS; translated from the exons ATGGCATTCCACAGCTGGCTTCTCGTCATCACCTTCGTCCTCTCCATGGGTTTCCATTGCGAGCTGGCCGGAGCTCGCGGACACCGGCAGCTGCTGCAAAGCCTCGAAGCTACAAATGATGGGGTGTGCACCGCCGTCGTGAGCCCTCAGGGTTACGAGTGCCAAGAATATGAG GTGAAGACGCAAGATGGGTACATACTGACCATGCACAGGATCCcacaaggaagaggaggcggcagCCCGGGGAAGAGGCAGCCCGTGCTGCTGCAACATGGACTCCTCATG GACGGGTCGACGTGGCTACTGAATCCACCTCAACAATCACTGGCTTTCGTACTTGCAGACAACGGATTCGATGTATGGATTACACACGGCAGGGGCACCAGATGGAGCCGTCGCCATGAGTCTCTCGATGCATCAAACCCG GCTTATTGGGCGTGGTCATGGGATGAGTTGGCCAGCTATGATTTGCCTGCTACTGTGGGCTTTGTATTCCAGAAAACTGGGCAGAAGCTGCACTACGTTGGTCACTCCATG GGAACTCTGACAGCTCTAGCAGCATTCTCTGAACGGAAGCTGGTGGATCTGATCAAGTCAGCTGCCCTTTTGAGTCCGGTGGCCTATCTGACTTACATGGCAACTCCAATCGGAGCAGCTGCAGCCAGCGCATTCTCAGGAGAA ATGTTGGGAGCGCTTGGAGTGGCAGAATTCCATCCTAAAGG GCCAGTTGGAACCCAGTTTTTGGAGTCCGTCTGCGCAATGCCGGAGGTGAACTGCTACGACTTTATGGCATCACTCACAG GGCCAAACTGCTGCCTTAATTACTCCACTGTTGACATCTTCTTGAAGTATGAACTCCAGCCTACATCTGTGAGGACACTCGTCCATTTTTCACAGA CATTCAGACGTGGAGTGATAGCAAAATACGACTACGAGAGCAGAATGGCCAACATGGCTGCGTATGGGGAGAGCAGCCCACCCGAATACCACATGTCCAACATTCCACACGACCTGCCGCTGCTGCTCAGCTATGGCGGCGGGGACATGCTGTCGGACGTGAAGGACGTGCAGCTGCTGTTGAACGATCTCAGCAACCATGACGCCGACAAGCTCGTGGCTCAGCTGGTGAAGGAGTACGCACATATGGACTTCGTGATGGCGGTGAATGCCAAGCAGCTCGTCTACGACGGCCTCATCGCATTCTTCAACAAACACAGTTGA